A single Chryseobacterium sp. DNA region contains:
- a CDS encoding PLP-dependent aminotransferase family protein, protein MSKEFLYTEIADGIASQIRNGVLKAGDKLPSVRMLCHEHQVSMNTAKRVFLELESLSLVESKPQSGYFVSPLLSVKLPLPEVSRPSLIANNDEPDELISKVYENMGRKDLTFFSIGIPSGDLLPQAKLKKEIINATRELKDGGTEYEELQGNLKLRRMIAFRSLQWGGNLNEKDLITTNGGMNALSFCLMALGKPGDTIAIESPCYPGILQLANGLGLKVLELPTHPTTGIEIEALKKLIPKIDLCLLIPNFNSPLGSCMPDENKKEIVRILSEYNIPLIEDDVYGDLYFGSARPKCCKSFDQDGNVLYCSSISKTLAPGYRVGWIAPGRYKDKILKLKLLHSTSSISIVNEAVANFLKSGRYEKHLQQLRKTLQINYQNYVQTIAESFPEGTKTSRPQGGLSLWVEFDKKIRTTELYDLAIKENISIAPGRMFTFQEQFQNCMRLCIGLPWSEETQAKLRQVGNLAKKI, encoded by the coding sequence ATGAGTAAAGAATTTTTATATACAGAAATAGCAGACGGTATTGCCAGCCAAATCAGGAACGGAGTTCTTAAAGCCGGAGACAAGCTTCCATCGGTAAGAATGCTTTGTCATGAACATCAGGTCAGCATGAATACAGCGAAACGTGTTTTTCTGGAGCTTGAGTCTCTTTCGCTGGTTGAATCTAAACCGCAGTCCGGTTACTTTGTAAGCCCGCTGCTGTCTGTAAAACTTCCACTGCCCGAGGTGAGCCGGCCTTCTTTAATTGCCAATAATGATGAACCTGATGAGCTGATCAGCAAAGTATATGAAAATATGGGAAGGAAAGACCTTACCTTCTTTTCAATAGGAATTCCATCCGGTGATCTTCTGCCGCAAGCGAAATTGAAAAAAGAAATTATAAACGCAACCAGAGAACTGAAAGATGGCGGAACAGAATATGAAGAACTCCAGGGCAACCTTAAGCTGAGAAGAATGATTGCTTTCCGTTCTTTGCAATGGGGTGGAAATCTCAATGAAAAAGATCTGATTACGACCAACGGAGGGATGAATGCTTTGTCTTTCTGCCTGATGGCCTTAGGAAAACCCGGAGACACCATCGCCATTGAGAGCCCCTGCTATCCGGGAATTCTGCAGCTGGCCAACGGATTAGGCCTGAAAGTTCTGGAACTTCCTACTCATCCAACCACCGGTATAGAAATTGAAGCCTTAAAGAAGCTGATCCCTAAAATTGATCTGTGTCTTTTAATTCCCAATTTCAATTCTCCTTTGGGAAGCTGTATGCCGGATGAGAATAAAAAGGAGATTGTAAGAATTTTGTCAGAATACAATATTCCATTGATCGAAGATGATGTGTATGGAGATCTTTATTTTGGCTCTGCCCGCCCAAAATGCTGTAAATCTTTTGACCAGGATGGAAATGTATTATACTGCAGCTCAATTTCAAAGACGCTGGCTCCGGGATACCGTGTAGGCTGGATTGCTCCCGGCAGATATAAAGATAAAATTTTAAAACTCAAACTTCTGCATTCCACCTCTTCCATTTCGATTGTAAACGAGGCTGTAGCGAATTTTCTGAAATCCGGAAGATATGAAAAACACCTTCAGCAGCTCCGCAAAACTCTACAGATCAATTACCAGAATTACGTTCAGACCATTGCAGAGTCATTTCCTGAAGGAACCAAAACAAGCCGTCCCCAGGGAGGATTGTCTCTGTGGGTGGAGTTTGATAAAAAAATCCGTACCACTGAACTTTATGACCTGGCCATCAAAGAGAACATAAGTATTGCTCCCGGAAGGATGTTTACCTTTCAGGAGCAGTTTCAAAACTGTATGAGACTCTGTATTGGGCTTCCATGGTCGGAAGAAACACAGGCCAAGCTCAGACAGGTCGGAAATCTTGCAAAAAAGATTTAA